From the Alkalibacter rhizosphaerae genome, one window contains:
- the pfkB gene encoding 1-phosphofructokinase, translated as MVITVTLNPALDKTLVVNNFAVGEVNRVQAARDDIGGKGLNVSKVLKEFGIQSLALGFLGNNLRDRFEKDLDTKGIDHRFISISSGTRTNIKLVDEKKRTFTDINEPGGAITPEELEEFLTLFQQTIKKGDLVVLAGGVGEGVPITIYKTLTGLAKRKGATVVVDAEGKLLGEALTEHPDVIKPNEKELSTLVGRTLQTEEQIVQAIKEIQEMGIDNILVSMGSEGSIYLTPNGAYRAEGLQVPVKSTVGAGDSMVAALVYSILNERDDINTLALAQSAGAASVMLEGTKACNLSQAESLMERALMKIRRI; from the coding sequence ATGGTAATTACCGTCACGTTAAACCCGGCATTGGATAAGACTTTGGTCGTAAATAACTTTGCTGTAGGAGAAGTAAACCGCGTCCAGGCTGCAAGGGATGACATCGGTGGGAAAGGTCTTAACGTCTCCAAGGTACTCAAGGAATTCGGTATCCAATCCCTTGCTCTAGGATTCTTGGGCAACAACCTTCGGGATCGTTTTGAAAAAGATTTGGATACCAAAGGGATCGATCATCGATTCATCTCTATATCTTCCGGTACAAGAACCAACATCAAACTGGTTGATGAAAAAAAACGCACATTTACCGACATCAACGAACCCGGTGGGGCCATCACACCGGAAGAACTGGAAGAATTCTTGACCTTGTTTCAACAAACGATCAAGAAAGGTGACTTGGTGGTATTGGCCGGCGGTGTTGGAGAAGGTGTTCCCATCACGATCTATAAAACCTTGACTGGCCTAGCAAAGCGGAAAGGTGCCACTGTTGTGGTGGATGCAGAAGGTAAACTGCTGGGGGAAGCATTGACCGAACACCCGGATGTGATCAAGCCGAATGAAAAGGAACTTTCCACTCTGGTTGGGCGCACTTTACAAACAGAAGAACAAATCGTTCAAGCAATAAAGGAAATCCAAGAAATGGGTATCGACAATATCTTGGTGTCCATGGGCTCTGAAGGAAGCATCTACTTGACTCCAAATGGCGCGTATCGTGCAGAAGGACTCCAGGTTCCAGTAAAAAGCACCGTAGGTGCTGGAGATTCCATGGTAGCTGCATTGGTCTACAGCATCCTGAACGAAAGAGACGACATAAATACACTGGCCCTGGCACAAAGCGCCGGCGCAGCATCCGTCATGTTGGAAGGAACGAAAGCCTGTAATTTAAGCCAAGCAGAAAGCTTGATGGAACGGGCTTTGATGAAAATTAGGAGGATATGA
- a CDS encoding acyl-CoA thioesterase — MKKDRYHRKVFYYETDKMGIVHHANYIRMMEEARIHLLENLGLPYDRLEEMGLMIPVLHAECKYKIPLRFGDAFQIDMVITEMTGVRMSIVYTIYGEDGITIHATGSTKHAFVDEQLHPIRLRRRFPEVYEMLLMTTLNKKEESK, encoded by the coding sequence ATGAAAAAAGATCGATATCATAGAAAAGTATTCTATTACGAAACGGACAAAATGGGGATCGTCCATCACGCCAACTACATCCGAATGATGGAGGAAGCCCGGATCCATTTGTTGGAAAACCTGGGATTGCCATACGACAGACTGGAAGAAATGGGATTAATGATCCCGGTGCTCCATGCAGAGTGTAAGTACAAGATCCCCCTTCGGTTTGGGGATGCCTTTCAGATCGATATGGTGATCACGGAGATGACGGGAGTGCGCATGAGCATTGTCTACACCATCTATGGGGAGGACGGAATCACCATCCACGCCACCGGATCTACAAAACACGCTTTTGTGGATGAGCAGCTCCATCCCATTCGGTTGAGGCGCCGATTTCCCGAAGTGTATGAAATGTTGTTGATGACAACGTTAAATAAGAAGGAGGAAAGCAAATGA
- a CDS encoding VOC family protein, with translation MSFLWYTFKVVNMEKSVKFYTDIVGLKEQRRFNPSPTTEIVFLGDEEGTKVELIFDRTNKARLEYPDHMSMGFSIDDIEEKIKEVSQKGYAVHSGPIKPNANTEFFFVLDPNGMKVQFVKEG, from the coding sequence ATGAGTTTTTTATGGTATACCTTTAAGGTGGTAAATATGGAAAAGTCCGTGAAGTTTTACACGGACATCGTTGGACTGAAGGAACAGCGCCGATTCAATCCATCGCCTACAACGGAGATCGTTTTTTTAGGCGATGAAGAAGGAACAAAGGTGGAATTGATCTTTGATCGGACCAACAAGGCAAGGCTGGAGTATCCGGATCACATGTCCATGGGTTTTTCCATTGATGACATCGAAGAGAAGATCAAGGAAGTGAGCCAGAAGGGATACGCCGTTCACAGCGGTCCCATCAAGCCCAACGCCAATACGGAATTCTTTTTTGTTTTGGATCCCAACGGCATGAAGGTACAATTCGTCAAAGAAGGTTGA
- the truA gene encoding tRNA pseudouridine(38-40) synthase TruA — translation MKRNVKITLQYDGGRYKGWQKLGDNPNTIQQKLEDILEKKVGRNIPVIGSGRTDAGVHALGQVANFHLVTDETASQIQDYINAYLPGDIAVTEAIFVPEAFHSRYHVKEKIYSYRIHNDAIPFVFDRKYCHHVPEPLRLEPMREAMAMLEGTHDFLGFSSLKKTKKSTTRTLHSLTLEKEGPKLRFIFQGDGFLLHSIRIMMGTLLEVGFGTMKPKEIEEIFIKKVRREAGFTVPPQGLFLEEVRY, via the coding sequence ATGAAAAGAAATGTAAAAATAACGTTGCAATACGACGGCGGCCGCTACAAGGGTTGGCAAAAGCTGGGGGACAACCCCAACACTATCCAGCAGAAATTGGAGGACATCCTGGAAAAGAAGGTGGGACGAAACATTCCCGTCATCGGATCGGGACGAACGGACGCCGGTGTCCATGCCCTTGGACAAGTAGCCAATTTCCATTTGGTCACCGATGAAACGGCCAGTCAGATCCAAGACTACATCAACGCCTATCTGCCTGGAGACATTGCCGTGACGGAAGCAATTTTTGTTCCGGAGGCTTTCCACAGCCGCTACCATGTGAAGGAAAAAATCTATTCCTACCGGATCCACAATGATGCCATTCCTTTCGTCTTCGATCGGAAATACTGCCACCACGTTCCGGAGCCGCTTCGGTTGGAGCCCATGCGGGAAGCCATGGCCATGCTGGAAGGCACCCACGACTTTCTTGGGTTTTCTTCCTTGAAAAAAACGAAGAAATCCACTACTCGGACCCTTCACTCTCTTACCCTGGAAAAGGAGGGACCCAAACTGCGATTCATTTTTCAGGGAGACGGTTTTTTGCTCCATTCCATCCGCATCATGATGGGCACCTTGTTGGAAGTGGGTTTTGGCACCATGAAACCAAAGGAGATCGAAGAGATTTTCATAAAAAAAGTCCGCCGGGAAGCCGGATTCACCGTACCGCCCCAGGGACTGTTTTTGGAAGAAGTTCGCTATTGA
- a CDS encoding DeoR/GlpR family DNA-binding transcription regulator: MFAEERYQTIIQILEDENSVKVSELTERFGVSESTIRRDLQDMEEKGMLIRAHGGAVRNPKAHMEPTFQEKEDSHQDDKVLIGKLAASMVHDGDNILIDSGTTTLELAKNITAKNITVLTNSIDVARAMSEKEQVEIILTGGTFRSNTRSMVGPICEQTLRQFKPDKVFLGMNGIALKDGLTTPNLVEATTKRAMLLSGKKTYVLADPSKFGNVLLSVVSPIKEISAIITTKTLGSEIIKAYRENGIKLILE; the protein is encoded by the coding sequence ATGTTTGCGGAAGAACGATATCAAACAATTATCCAAATTTTAGAAGATGAAAACAGCGTGAAAGTATCCGAATTGACGGAACGATTTGGTGTCAGCGAATCCACCATTCGTCGAGATCTTCAGGATATGGAAGAAAAAGGCATGCTGATACGGGCCCATGGCGGTGCAGTCAGAAATCCGAAAGCTCATATGGAACCAACTTTCCAAGAAAAAGAAGACTCTCATCAAGATGATAAAGTCCTCATTGGAAAACTAGCTGCTTCGATGGTCCACGATGGCGACAACATCCTGATCGACTCCGGAACCACCACACTGGAATTGGCAAAGAATATAACCGCAAAAAACATAACAGTCCTGACCAACTCCATCGACGTGGCCAGAGCAATGTCAGAAAAAGAGCAGGTGGAGATCATCCTGACCGGGGGAACTTTTCGAAGCAACACCCGCAGCATGGTAGGCCCTATTTGCGAACAGACCCTTCGGCAGTTCAAGCCAGACAAAGTCTTCCTTGGAATGAATGGCATTGCACTAAAGGATGGACTGACCACACCGAATCTGGTAGAGGCCACCACAAAACGAGCCATGCTGCTTTCCGGCAAGAAAACCTACGTTCTGGCAGATCCATCTAAATTCGGAAATGTGCTCTTATCTGTCGTTTCGCCCATTAAAGAAATATCCGCCATCATCACAACAAAGACACTGGGATCTGAAATCATCAAAGCTTACAGAGAAAATGGGATCAAACTCATTTTGGAATAG
- a CDS encoding class I SAM-dependent methyltransferase has translation MGFNEEIAKHYDDIFPVQAPQMNFLKKTLGRDGESVLEVACATGGYAAALAQLGFDVTAMDGKSSMVEACKKRVEKDNIQMDVVQKSMVQVKELEKDFDLVYCIDNSMVHLDSMEDMEKFLTGCFKVLRPDGRLVIQIANYDRILNEHITSLPTIMINSVEELSYRRLYAYQKDSDKILYTRKLTVDGQTLEDHATIFPLTSKRMSELMEKTGFQEVEIFGDFMKKPYDERTSHQMVVRGRAKK, from the coding sequence ATGGGATTCAATGAAGAGATCGCAAAACATTATGATGATATTTTTCCGGTGCAGGCACCTCAGATGAATTTTTTGAAAAAGACATTGGGACGCGATGGGGAATCGGTATTGGAGGTGGCTTGCGCCACTGGTGGATATGCTGCCGCCTTGGCCCAGTTGGGATTCGATGTTACGGCCATGGATGGAAAATCCTCCATGGTAGAGGCTTGCAAGAAGCGAGTCGAAAAAGACAATATCCAAATGGATGTGGTCCAAAAGAGCATGGTCCAAGTGAAAGAACTGGAGAAGGATTTTGACTTGGTCTATTGCATCGACAACAGCATGGTCCATTTGGACAGCATGGAAGACATGGAGAAGTTTTTGACGGGATGTTTCAAAGTCCTTCGACCCGATGGACGATTGGTGATCCAGATCGCCAATTACGATCGGATCTTGAATGAACATATTACCAGCCTTCCCACCATCATGATCAACAGTGTGGAGGAATTGTCCTACCGGCGGTTGTATGCCTATCAGAAAGACTCGGACAAGATCCTTTACACGAGAAAGCTGACGGTGGATGGACAAACACTGGAAGACCATGCCACTATTTTCCCGCTGACATCAAAACGGATGTCGGAATTGATGGAGAAAACCGGATTCCAGGAAGTGGAGATCTTCGGCGATTTCATGAAGAAGCCTTACGATGAGAGAACTTCTCATCAAATGGTGGTTCGCGGCCGGGCGAAGAAATAA
- a CDS encoding YgiQ family radical SAM protein translates to MNEFLPVDREDCIKRGWDQLDFILVSGDAYVDHPSFGTAVIGRVLERRGYRVGIMAQPDWKDKNAFKVLGEPRLGFLVTSGNIDSMVNHYTVAKRRRKEDLYSPGGKSGHRPDRAVITYSSILRELYNQTPIILGGIEASLRRMAHFDYWSGKVRRSILLDAKADLIVYGMGEKQIIQIAEGLESGLPVEELTFIPGTVYKTKDKSRPYEPIWLPAYDTILENKKKYAESFMIQYKNMDALTAKPLVEPYRDWYVIQNPPAAPMSRLELDDIYDLPFARGAHPMYEKAGGIPAITEVKYSLISNRGCFGSCNFCALTFHQGRRVQSRSHGSILAEAEKILADPDFKGYIHDVGGPTANFRHPACVKQEKHGVCPDKQCLFPEPCNQLIVDHRDYLELLRKLRHLPGVKKVFIRSGLRYDYLMMDRDDTFFNELCEHHISGQLKIAPEHVSQNVLDHMGKPGRKIYDRFIEKYQRVNDKLGKKQYLVPYLMSSHPGSTLKEAVELAEYLRDTGAHPEQVQDFYPTPGTMSTCMFYTGIDPRTMDPVYVPTDPHEKAMQRALIQYKKPQNRKLVLEALEKSGRSDLVGTSKKALVRDEARGGKPRQGTGGKPAAKSASSRKGGSSSKSSSKRNNRRKKKT, encoded by the coding sequence ATGAATGAATTTTTGCCCGTCGATCGGGAAGATTGTATAAAAAGAGGATGGGACCAGCTGGATTTTATTCTGGTGTCGGGAGATGCCTACGTGGATCATCCATCCTTTGGAACGGCTGTCATCGGCCGGGTGCTGGAGCGGCGTGGATACCGGGTGGGGATCATGGCCCAGCCGGATTGGAAAGATAAGAACGCTTTTAAAGTCTTGGGGGAACCCAGATTGGGGTTTTTGGTCACTTCCGGCAACATCGATTCCATGGTAAATCATTATACTGTGGCCAAGCGTCGACGCAAAGAGGACCTGTATTCTCCGGGAGGAAAAAGCGGACACCGGCCGGACCGGGCCGTCATTACCTATTCCAGCATCCTTCGGGAGCTTTACAATCAGACCCCCATCATACTGGGAGGCATCGAGGCCAGCCTTCGCCGCATGGCCCATTTCGACTACTGGTCCGGGAAGGTTCGCCGCTCCATCCTGCTGGATGCCAAGGCGGATCTCATCGTCTACGGCATGGGGGAAAAGCAGATCATCCAGATCGCAGAAGGGTTGGAAAGCGGACTTCCCGTGGAGGAATTGACGTTCATACCGGGTACTGTTTATAAAACAAAAGACAAGAGCCGGCCTTACGAACCCATTTGGCTGCCGGCATACGATACCATCCTCGAGAACAAGAAGAAATACGCAGAGAGTTTCATGATCCAATACAAAAACATGGACGCCCTGACGGCAAAGCCTCTGGTGGAGCCCTACCGGGACTGGTACGTGATACAAAATCCCCCTGCCGCTCCCATGAGTCGACTGGAGCTGGACGACATCTACGACCTGCCTTTTGCCAGGGGAGCACACCCCATGTATGAAAAAGCCGGTGGCATTCCTGCCATTACGGAAGTGAAGTACAGCCTGATCAGCAATCGGGGATGTTTTGGCAGTTGCAATTTTTGCGCATTGACTTTCCATCAAGGTCGCAGGGTCCAATCCCGTAGTCATGGATCCATTCTGGCGGAGGCGGAGAAGATTTTGGCAGATCCGGATTTTAAAGGATACATCCACGATGTTGGAGGTCCTACAGCAAACTTTCGCCACCCTGCTTGTGTGAAACAGGAAAAGCACGGCGTCTGTCCCGACAAGCAGTGTCTCTTCCCGGAACCCTGCAACCAGCTGATCGTGGACCACAGGGACTACCTGGAATTGCTGCGCAAGCTTCGACACCTTCCCGGAGTAAAAAAAGTGTTTATACGTTCCGGATTGAGGTATGATTACCTTATGATGGACCGGGACGACACCTTTTTCAACGAGCTCTGCGAGCATCACATCAGCGGCCAGTTGAAGATCGCCCCGGAACACGTTTCCCAAAATGTTTTGGACCATATGGGCAAGCCGGGTCGAAAGATCTATGACCGCTTTATAGAAAAGTATCAGAGAGTCAACGACAAATTGGGGAAAAAGCAATATCTGGTCCCCTATCTGATGAGTTCCCATCCGGGATCCACCTTGAAGGAAGCGGTGGAGCTGGCGGAATACCTTCGGGATACGGGAGCCCATCCGGAGCAGGTCCAGGATTTCTATCCCACACCGGGGACCATGTCCACCTGCATGTTTTATACCGGCATCGATCCAAGGACCATGGATCCTGTATACGTTCCGACGGATCCCCATGAAAAAGCCATGCAGCGAGCTCTGATCCAGTACAAGAAACCCCAGAACCGGAAACTGGTACTGGAAGCATTGGAAAAAAGCGGACGAAGTGATCTGGTCGGGACCTCAAAGAAAGCCTTGGTCCGAGACGAGGCCAGAGGAGGCAAACCCAGGCAGGGGACCGGTGGAAAGCCGGCAGCAAAATCGGCATCATCCCGTAAAGGGGGATCATCGTCAAAGTCATCATCCAAACGAAACAACCGAAGAAAAAAGAAAACCTGA
- a CDS encoding DUF2680 domain-containing protein has product MKNSKKILAAALVLVLLGGGGAVYAATTASNLDVLADATGKSVEAIVEDREEGETLGSIAAEEGKLEEFKAGMLENRKAVIAQRVEEGRLTQEEANEIQATMEENIANCDGTGTGMNLGQENGLGFGRQMGGNRTGTQAGSGFGNGMRNGR; this is encoded by the coding sequence ATGAAAAATTCAAAGAAAATTTTGGCAGCAGCTTTGGTCCTGGTACTTCTCGGTGGCGGAGGCGCAGTATACGCAGCAACAACCGCATCGAACTTGGATGTTTTGGCCGATGCGACTGGTAAGAGCGTAGAGGCAATCGTGGAAGATCGGGAAGAGGGCGAGACCCTTGGTAGCATCGCAGCAGAGGAAGGCAAACTAGAAGAATTCAAAGCAGGAATGCTGGAAAATCGCAAAGCCGTCATCGCACAGCGAGTGGAAGAAGGCCGATTGACGCAAGAGGAAGCAAACGAGATCCAGGCAACGATGGAAGAGAACATCGCCAATTGTGATGGAACCGGAACCGGCATGAACCTGGGCCAAGAAAACGGTTTGGGCTTTGGCCGACAAATGGGTGGCAACCGAACCGGTACCCAAGCAGGCAGCGGATTTGGCAACGGAATGAGAAACGGTAGATAA
- a CDS encoding NifB/NifX family molybdenum-iron cluster-binding protein, which produces MKIAVASENKIVSQHFGHCETFEVFDVVDGLVVSGESVKNPGHKPGFLPNFLHDLGIDVIIAGGMGGGAIDIFNQHGITVVTGAVGDAKKAADAYANGSLVSSGVVCQH; this is translated from the coding sequence ATGAAAATAGCAGTTGCTAGTGAAAACAAGATTGTATCCCAGCACTTTGGACACTGTGAAACCTTTGAAGTATTTGATGTTGTGGATGGATTGGTGGTCAGTGGAGAATCAGTAAAAAATCCCGGACATAAGCCAGGATTCCTGCCTAATTTTCTACATGATCTTGGGATCGATGTGATCATTGCAGGAGGAATGGGCGGCGGAGCCATTGACATCTTCAACCAGCATGGGATCACGGTGGTGACTGGTGCAGTCGGTGACGCCAAGAAAGCGGCAGATGCCTATGCCAATGGAAGCCTGGTATCTTCCGGCGTGGTCTGCCAGCACTAA
- a CDS encoding MOSC domain-containing protein, whose amino-acid sequence MSQIEKCSIKSAKDGKRQEVDQLELQVDKGIVGSAFEGQEENLQVTLMEQEAQDRGKIHQAKGFCITRFKENLLISHLDLTRLQVGDRLKTGDCILVITVAGKKCYDNCPVFIKEGNCGLDKHAAFAKVVESGIVHKGDAIKKIED is encoded by the coding sequence ATGAGTCAAATCGAAAAATGTTCCATAAAAAGCGCAAAAGATGGAAAGCGTCAGGAAGTGGACCAACTGGAACTTCAAGTGGATAAAGGGATCGTCGGTTCTGCCTTTGAAGGACAGGAAGAAAACCTGCAGGTCACCTTGATGGAACAGGAGGCCCAAGACCGGGGGAAGATCCATCAAGCGAAAGGATTTTGCATTACCCGATTCAAGGAAAATCTCCTGATTTCCCACTTGGATCTTACCCGTCTCCAAGTGGGGGATCGTCTAAAGACGGGGGATTGCATACTGGTGATCACTGTGGCCGGAAAGAAATGCTACGACAATTGTCCAGTCTTCATTAAAGAAGGCAATTGCGGTCTGGACAAGCATGCCGCATTCGCAAAAGTCGTGGAGTCCGGCATCGTCCATAAGGGAGATGCCATTAAAAAAATCGAGGATTGA
- a CDS encoding Mrp/NBP35 family ATP-binding protein, which produces MNADKKNEFSVELHEKSSVKKVIGVVSGKGGVGKSLVTSLMAVIMQRRGHQVAILDADITGPSIPKSFGLKGPAGATEEGLLPVMSKSGIQIMSVNLLLSDATDPVVWRGPIIAGTVKQFWSEVIWEDVDYMFVDLPPGTGDVPLTVFQSLPLDGIVVVASPQELVNMVVAKAVKMAQKMNIPILGLVENMSYFKCPDCGSVHEIFGKSNMEAVAEQYGVPLLEKIPVDPIIADLCDKGLIEMVKENWFEEFAKVLEK; this is translated from the coding sequence ATGAATGCAGACAAAAAAAACGAATTTTCAGTAGAGCTTCATGAAAAAAGCAGTGTGAAAAAAGTGATCGGTGTGGTCAGCGGAAAAGGTGGTGTAGGGAAATCCCTGGTCACCAGTCTGATGGCGGTGATCATGCAGCGCAGAGGTCATCAGGTGGCCATTTTGGATGCGGATATCACGGGTCCATCCATCCCCAAATCCTTTGGATTGAAAGGTCCAGCAGGTGCGACAGAAGAAGGATTGCTCCCGGTGATGAGCAAATCCGGTATCCAGATCATGTCCGTCAACCTCTTGTTATCGGATGCGACGGATCCGGTGGTTTGGAGAGGTCCCATCATAGCAGGGACCGTCAAGCAATTTTGGAGCGAAGTCATTTGGGAAGATGTGGACTATATGTTTGTAGATCTGCCGCCGGGAACGGGGGATGTTCCACTTACTGTTTTTCAGTCTCTTCCTTTGGATGGCATTGTCGTTGTAGCATCACCCCAGGAACTGGTGAACATGGTGGTGGCTAAAGCCGTAAAAATGGCCCAAAAAATGAATATTCCCATTTTAGGCCTGGTGGAAAACATGTCATATTTCAAGTGCCCCGATTGCGGGTCCGTCCATGAGATTTTCGGGAAAAGCAACATGGAGGCTGTAGCAGAACAGTATGGCGTGCCTTTATTGGAAAAGATACCGGTGGATCCGATCATCGCCGATCTCTGTGACAAAGGGCTGATCGAAATGGTGAAAGAAAACTGGTTTGAGGAGTTCGCCAAGGTTTTGGAAAAATAA
- a CDS encoding Hsp20/alpha crystallin family protein: protein MAGLIPFNRKETSLFDTGFGDAHNMLDDFFGGNWMPTRNFALDTFKVDVQEDEKSYTIEADMPGVKKEEIQLSFDRGRLAISVKREEKVDEEKKNYIHKERRVESMCRNLYLENASGDDIKAKLDEGVLRITVAKKEDGAVDKTIEIE from the coding sequence ATGGCAGGTTTGATACCATTCAACAGAAAAGAGACCAGCTTGTTTGACACTGGCTTTGGGGATGCCCACAACATGCTTGACGACTTTTTCGGCGGCAACTGGATGCCGACGAGAAACTTTGCATTGGACACTTTCAAAGTCGATGTGCAGGAGGATGAAAAATCCTATACCATTGAAGCGGACATGCCCGGTGTGAAGAAGGAAGAGATCCAATTGTCTTTCGACCGGGGACGATTGGCCATTTCCGTCAAGCGGGAAGAAAAAGTGGATGAAGAAAAGAAAAACTACATCCACAAGGAACGACGGGTGGAATCCATGTGCAGAAACCTGTATCTGGAAAATGCATCCGGTGACGACATCAAAGCCAAGTTGGATGAAGGCGTTCTTCGAATCACTGTCGCGAAGAAAGAAGACGGAGCCGTCGACAAAACCATCGAAATCGAATAA
- a CDS encoding PTS sugar transporter subunit IIA yields MEITKLLSKERATFELKSNNKEDVIKELTALLAEDGVVTDAEVFIQAVMKREADFSTGIGMGVAIPHGKSTAVKEAALAFGKSTSGIDYESMDDKPAHLFFMIAVPEASSDVHLKVLAELSRKLMHEEVRDQLMEATTYDALLQSFQ; encoded by the coding sequence ATGGAAATCACAAAACTGTTGTCAAAAGAAAGAGCAACCTTTGAACTGAAAAGCAACAACAAGGAAGACGTGATCAAAGAACTGACAGCATTGTTGGCAGAAGATGGAGTTGTTACGGATGCGGAAGTTTTTATTCAGGCAGTGATGAAACGAGAAGCCGATTTCTCCACCGGGATCGGAATGGGCGTTGCCATCCCCCACGGTAAAAGCACGGCAGTGAAAGAAGCGGCACTGGCTTTCGGGAAAAGCACTTCGGGTATCGACTATGAAAGCATGGACGACAAACCGGCGCATTTGTTTTTTATGATCGCCGTACCGGAAGCTTCCAGTGATGTTCATTTAAAAGTTTTGGCCGAACTTTCCAGAAAGTTGATGCACGAAGAAGTTCGTGATCAGCTGATGGAAGCCACTACCTACGATGCTTTATTGCAATCATTTCAGTAA
- the pgsA gene encoding CDP-diacylglycerol--glycerol-3-phosphate 3-phosphatidyltransferase gives MKHVPNILTFIRLALIPVFVAVFFSDMDQSRFVALGIYAVASFTDLIDGQIARKYNVVTELGKVMDPLADKLMLVTVIVSFYYAGDIPWFIPVIVLVKEAFMIIMGLILYNKKERVVIPANYFGKTATVLFTLAIVLTFFLPGNGWVLALMYATIALKVVALISYIFTYKKMKQKISQEG, from the coding sequence ATGAAACACGTACCAAATATTTTGACGTTTATTCGACTGGCATTGATCCCGGTGTTTGTGGCGGTGTTTTTCTCCGACATGGACCAAAGCCGATTTGTGGCCCTGGGCATATACGCCGTTGCATCCTTCACGGATCTGATCGACGGCCAGATCGCACGGAAGTACAACGTGGTCACGGAACTGGGAAAAGTCATGGACCCTTTGGCGGACAAGTTGATGTTGGTGACTGTGATCGTGAGTTTCTATTATGCGGGGGACATACCCTGGTTTATTCCCGTCATCGTGCTGGTCAAGGAAGCTTTCATGATCATCATGGGTTTGATTTTGTACAATAAAAAGGAGCGGGTGGTCATTCCCGCAAACTATTTTGGAAAAACCGCCACCGTATTGTTTACCCTTGCCATCGTCCTCACCTTTTTCCTGCCGGGGAATGGATGGGTGCTGGCATTGATGTATGCGACCATTGCTTTAAAAGTGGTGGCGCTGATCAGTTACATTTTTACATATAAAAAGATGAAGCAGAAAATCAGTCAGGAGGGTTGA
- a CDS encoding tRNA 2-thiocytidine biosynthesis TtcA family protein — translation MDKKQLVERSIIKKYRKEIWNRFVKAVVEYDLIKEGDKIAVCLSGGKDSMLMAKAMQILQKHGKYHFELVFLSMDPGYNEINRKVIEHNTELLGVPLTVFSSPIYNVVSSMEQSPCYLCARMRRGYLYSRAKELGCNKIALGHHFDDVIETTMMSMLYSAEIKTMMPKLKSKNFEGMELIRPMYMVRESDVLAWKRYNGLEFIKCACPLTQNCHTDEEGGSKRQVVKKLIRQLNMDHPGTDQNIFTSMHNVNLDTVIGYRSKGERHHFLEHYDEA, via the coding sequence ATGGATAAAAAGCAATTGGTGGAACGAAGCATCATCAAAAAATACCGAAAAGAGATCTGGAACCGATTCGTCAAGGCCGTGGTGGAATACGATCTCATCAAAGAAGGGGACAAGATCGCCGTATGTCTCTCCGGGGGAAAGGACTCCATGCTCATGGCCAAAGCCATGCAGATCCTCCAAAAGCACGGGAAGTACCATTTTGAGCTGGTGTTTTTGAGCATGGATCCAGGGTATAATGAAATAAATAGAAAAGTCATCGAGCACAATACGGAACTTTTGGGTGTTCCACTGACGGTTTTTTCATCTCCCATCTATAATGTGGTATCGTCCATGGAACAATCGCCCTGTTATTTGTGCGCCCGCATGCGGCGGGGGTATCTGTATTCTCGTGCAAAGGAGTTGGGCTGCAACAAGATCGCCCTGGGACATCATTTTGACGATGTCATCGAGACCACCATGATGAGCATGCTCTACAGCGCAGAGATCAAGACCATGATGCCTAAATTGAAAAGCAAAAATTTTGAAGGGATGGAATTGATCCGGCCCATGTACATGGTGCGGGAATCCGATGTGCTGGCATGGAAGCGCTACAACGGGCTGGAATTCATCAAATGCGCCTGTCCCCTGACCCAGAATTGCCATACAGACGAAGAGGGGGGTTCCAAGCGGCAGGTCGTAAAGAAATTGATCCGCCAGCTCAATATGGATCATCCTGGAACGGATCAGAATATTTTTACCAGCATGCACAATGTGAATCTGGATACGGTCATCGGGTATCGATCCAAAGGGGAGCGGCATCATTTTTTGGAACACTACGACGAAGCTTAA